The genome window ATCAAAACCTTTGGGGATGAGTCCAGCTGGACGTAAAATGGAATCGGAGAGGCCAACGAAGATGAAGATGGTGAAAAGACTACCAACAAAATAGCCAATCCACAAAACAAAATGGGAGCGTTTTATCCATGTTTTAAGCCGAGCAAGATTTTCCCCATTTTTCTCAGGGATATTACCGATGCTTGCAGGATTGGCGGATTTGCCGAACCACCCAGGTATTGACTCCACATATCCAGCCATACCCCACCCGGCGTCCCGCATCCAATATGTATACCAGATAAGAGTGGGACCAGCACCTACCCAGGCGATTGTGGAACCTAATACCCACCAGTCCATATCTTTAGGAACCTGCCATAAAAAGAGGCTCTGCAGCATACGCGTAATTGTTTCCGGCTTTATTGCCAGCACAGCCGCAATTATTAATATGATCCAGGCAGAGATTGTAGTCCAAGTGGCAATGTGTTCAATATACTTGCGGGCAACCCGGGAAGCAAAAGTTACTAAAAATACGATTATAAATGTAACATATGCCCAGAAAACAGTTCCGCTGCGCACATCCGCAGGCCAGTTTATGATCTCACGGAGGGCTGATGCTGCAGCAGTTGCCCACGCGGGAAGCATAAATGCCAAAAACATAAACAGACTAATAGTGATAGTCGCTATGGGAAAGGTGAGGATGCGGGAGTTACCTTGCATAGCATGTTCGCCTGATACCACAGTCCAACGCGCCAATTCCTGTGCCCAGACGGTTTGGATAAAAAGCGTTAAAACCATAAGCCCAAGCCAGCCCACCCCAAAACGAGAAGTTAGATGAGGATAGAGAATTACTTCACTTGTCCCGAGTCCTAATGCTACGGTCATCATTACTGGGCCAATCCACAACATAAATTCTCTTTTCGAAGGGGGCGGTGGTACTGTGGATTGGAAATTTATTTTTAAACAACCTAAAGTATTTTCAGCCATAACGGATTATAATCAACCTGTCAAAAAAATCAACAGATAAAAAACCTGAGTCCTCTTCTCATTTTTATAGAATGTTTTGCTTTAGTACAATGGAACCAATAGGCAAAATTTGTAAAGATAATCAATCATCTAATTATCGTAAAAGTTTTGGCGATCTTACCTTTCATAGGACAAGGTTTTTGTCTGTTATTCCAAAGGTAAAATGTCCCCTTAATTTCAAAGCGAGATGTCCCCTTATGATATTTAATTCTTTTCTCATGTCAACTACTGCTTACCATTGC of candidate division WOR-3 bacterium contains these proteins:
- a CDS encoding Nramp family divalent metal transporter, with the protein product MAENTLGCLKINFQSTVPPPPSKREFMLWIGPVMMTVALGLGTSEVILYPHLTSRFGVGWLGLMVLTLFIQTVWAQELARWTVVSGEHAMQGNSRILTFPIATITISLFMFLAFMLPAWATAAASALREIINWPADVRSGTVFWAYVTFIIVFLVTFASRVARKYIEHIATWTTISAWIILIIAAVLAIKPETITRMLQSLFLWQVPKDMDWWVLGSTIAWVGAGPTLIWYTYWMRDAGWGMAGYVESIPGWFGKSANPASIGNIPEKNGENLARLKTWIKRSHFVLWIGYFVGSLFTIFIFVGLSDSILRPAGLIPKGFDVVKYQANFFAVPLGKIGLTVFLLMAWLLFFNTQLTTAEALVRQNADITWNISEKVRRFYKYDIKGVYFLWWFIYLIISFLLIAIQYFVKDANPFAYVTTAAMLSFISLLCSMVATFIGTFILYRHPVIIKTKPHFFWVIILGVGSILHAYIVVRAIGYFFGFWR